A DNA window from Trichosurus vulpecula isolate mTriVul1 chromosome 2, mTriVul1.pri, whole genome shotgun sequence contains the following coding sequences:
- the TNFRSF18 gene encoding tumor necrosis factor receptor superfamily member 18, protein MGAGVAWVVGALWGVFLLCRRGQGEDQVPGLDGSIPARCGPEQFLHQEANVLLCCPCKSSTRPCPSHELRGCTCATPGEFCEDSDCKSCKKHNCSPGQQAVLLGNFLFALRCKDCKDGTYSDGIDGKCLPWTDCGREGFLTVRPGNRTHNTLCGMAPLPGSGSGLSNSYSVPVAILTGLAAITFMLVIIQLVLHIWWVKKEPFIKDRESILPLGPGPPDDIGNCPFPEEEWGEKTAEDKAQMGHPWV, encoded by the exons ATGGGAGCTGGAGTCGCCTGGGTTGTGGGTGCTTTGTGGGGTGTCTTCCTCCTCTGCCGGCGGGGCCAGGGTGAGGACCAGGTCCCAGGGCTGGATGGTTCAATCCCTGCCCGCTGCGGGCCAGAACAATTCCTGCACCAGGAGGCCAACGTCTTACTCTGCTGTCCGTGCAAGTCGA GTACCAGGCCATGCCCATCTCATGAGCTGAGGGGCTGTACCTGTGCCACGCCCGGAGAGTTCTGTGAAGATTCGGACTGTAAAAGCTGCAAGAAGCACAACTGCTCCCCTGGCCAACAGGCCGTCCTCCTCG GGAATTTCCTTTTCGCCCTCAGGTGCAAGGACTGTAAAGATGGCACCTATTCAGATGGCATCGATGGCAAATGTCTGCCCTGGACTGA CTGTGGCAGGGAGGGGTTTCTCACTGTCCGTCCAGGGAACAGAACCCATAATACGCTGTGTGGCATGGCTCCACTTCCAGGATCAGGATCAG GTCTCTCCAACTCCTACAGCGTCCCCGTGGCCATCCTAACAGGCTTAGCAGCCATCACCTTCATGCTTGTCATTATCCAGCTGGTCCTCCACATCTGGTGGGTGAAAAAGGAGCCCTTCATCAAGGACAGAG agTCCATCTTGCCCCTGGGACCTGGGCCCCCTGATGATATCGGCAACTGCCCTTTCCCGGAAGAGGAGTGGGGGGAGAAGACGGCAGAGGACAAGGCCCAGATGGGTCATCCATGGGTATAA